Proteins encoded in a region of the Oncorhynchus gorbuscha isolate QuinsamMale2020 ecotype Even-year linkage group LG16, OgorEven_v1.0, whole genome shotgun sequence genome:
- the LOC124000075 gene encoding 60S ribosomal protein L23 encodes MSKRGRGGSSGAKFRISLGLPVGAVINCADNTGAKNLYIISVKGIKGRLNRLPAAGVGDMVMATVKKGKPELRKKVHPAVVIRQRKSYRRKDGVFLYFEDNAGVIVNVKGEMKGSAITGPVAKECADLWPRIASNAGSIA; translated from the exons ATGTCTAAGAGAG GACGTGGTGGGTCATCTGGGGCGAAGTTTCGCATCTCGCTGGGTCTCCCAGTGGGCGCCGTCATAAACTGCGCTGACAACACAG GTGCTAAGAACCTGTACATCATCTCTGTCAAGGGCATCAAGGGACGTTTGAACCGTCTGCCCGCTGCTGGTGTGGGTGACATGGTCATGGCCACTGTCAAGAAAGGCAAACCAGAACTCAGAAAAAAGG TGCATCCTGCGGTTGTGATACGGCAGCGGAAGTCGTATCGGCGAAAGGATGGTGTGTTTCTCTACTTTGAAGACAATGCGGGGGTCATAGTGAATGTCAAAGGAGAAATGAAAG GTTCGGCCATCACAGGTCCGGTGGCCAAGGAATGTGCAGATCTGTGGCCCAGGATTGCTTCAAATGCTGGCAGCATAGCGTGA